One region of Oryza sativa Japonica Group chromosome 10, ASM3414082v1 genomic DNA includes:
- the LOC4349293 gene encoding silicon efflux transporter LSI3-like encodes MALASLPKVVMGSVAFGVFWMLAVFPSVPFLPIGRTAGALLGAVLMIVFHVISADDAYASIDLPILGLLFATMVVGGYLKNAGMFRHLGRLLAWRSQGGRDLMCRVCVVTALASALFTNDTCCVVLTEFVLELAAERNLPAKPFLLALATSANIGSSATPIGNPQNLVIAFNSKISFISFLLGILPAMLAGMGINMLMLLCMYWKELDGGACSPDEVAAGKQMEAIEEGRRTALNNNKKDDGDAATPASPEDDDGGDAESMMSENISTKHRWFMQCSEHRRKLFLKSFAYVVTVGMLVAYMLGLNMSWTAITTAIALVVVDFRDAEPCLDKVSYSLLVFFSGMFVTVSGFNKTGLPGAIWNVMAPYSKINHVTGVTVLSVIILLLSNLASNVPTVLLMGDEVAAAAATISPAAVTRSWLLLAWVSTVAGNLSLLGSAANLIVCEQARRATRNAYDLTFWNHVIFGLPSTLVVTAIGIPLIGKINI; translated from the exons atggcgctgGCGTCGCTGCCGAAGGTGGTGATGGGGTCGGTGGCGTTCGGTGTGTTCTGGATGCTGGCGGTGTTCCCGTCGGTGCCGTTCCTGCCGATCGGGCGGACGGCGGGGGCGCTGCTGGGCGCGGTGCTGATGATCGTGTTCCACGTGATCAGCGCCGACGACGCCTACGCCTCCATCGACCTCCCCATCCTGGGCCTCCTCTTCGCCACCATGGTCGTCGGCGGCTACCTCAAGAACGCCGGCATGTTCAGGCACCTGGGCCGGCTGCTGGCGTGGCGGAGCCAGGGCGGGCGCGACCTCATGTGCCGCGTCTGCGTCGTCACCGCGCTCGCCAGCGCGCTCTTCACCAACGACACCTGCTGCGTCGTCCTCACCGAGTTCGtgctcgagctcgccgccgagcGCAACCTCCCGGCGAAGCCGTTCCTGCTCGCGCTCGCCACCAGCGCCAACATCGGCTCCAGCGCGACGCCCATCGGCAACCCGCAGAACCTGGTCATCGCCTTCAACAGCAAGATCTCCTTTatttccttcctcctcggcaTCCTCCCCGCCATGCTCGCCGGCAtggggatcaacatgctcatgCTGCTCTGCATGTACTGGaaggagctcgacggcggcgcctgCAGCCCcgacgaggtcgccgccggcaagcAGATGGAGGCCATCGAGGAGGGCCGCCGCACGGCgctcaacaacaacaagaaagacgacggcgacgccgccacccccgcatcgccggaggacgacgacggcggcgacgccgagtcGATGATGTCGGAGAACATCTCGACGAAGCACCGGTGGTTCATGCAGTGCTCGGAGCACCGGCGGAAGCTGTTCCTCAAGAGCTTCGCGTACGTGGTCACCGTCGGCATGCTCGTCGCCTACATGCTCGGCCTCAACATGTCGTGGACCGCCATCACGACCGCCatcgccctcgtcgtcgtcgacttcCGCGACGCCGAGCCATGCCTCGACAAG GTGTCGTACTCGCTGCTGGTGTTCTTCTCGGGGATGTTCGTGACGGTGAGCGGGTTCAACAAGACGGGGCTACCCGGGGCCATCTGGAACGTGATGGCGCCCTACTCAAAGATCAACCACGTCACCGGCGTCACCGTCCTCTCCgtcatcatcctcctcctctccaaccTCGCCTCCAACGTCCCCACCG TGTTGTTGATGGGGgatgaggtggcggcggcggcggcgacgatatCACCGGCGGCGGTGACGCGGTCGTGGCTGCTGCTGGCGTGGGTGAGCACGGTGGCGGGGAACCTGTCGCTGCTGGGGTCGGCGGCGAACCTGATCGTGTGCGAGCAGGCGAGGCGGGCGACGCGCAACGCCTACGACCTCACCTTCTGGAACCACGTCATCTTCGGACTCCCATCCACCCTCGTCGTCACCGCCATCGGCATCCCTCTCATCGGCAAGATCAACATCTAG
- the LOC107279115 gene encoding short-chain dehydrogenase TIC 32, chloroplastic-like isoform X2, whose amino-acid sequence MWRFNRKGPSGFSGASTAEEVTAGIDARGLVAVITGASSGIGLETARVLALRGVHVVMAVRNVAAGRNASEAIRAEIPGAIVHVLEMDLSSMDSVRRFASEFDSLNLPLNILINNAGIKAWGCTRSVDGLELHFATNYIGHFLLTNLLMENMKSTSSESGVEGRIVNVSSWWHFAIYPEGICFDKVKNPSRFSGIFAYPQSKLASILHSTELQLARILKGDGVNISANAINPGVVETKMLTHNNIANALVFPIGRIVRKTIEQGAATTCYVALHPQVKGISGKYFSNCNLDSPSSHASNAELAKKLWEFSSKVVS is encoded by the exons ATGTGGCGGTTCAACCGCAAAGGGCCCTCCGGCTTCTCCGGCGCCTCCACCGCCGAGGAGGTCACCGCCGGGATCGATGCCCGGGGATTGGTCGCCGTCATCACAG GTGCGTCGAGTGGCATCGGGCTGGAGACGGCGCGCGTCCTGGCGCTGCGCGGCGTGCACGTCGTCATGGCCGTGCGCAACGTCGCCGCCGGGCGAAATGCCAGCGAGGCGATCCGGGCGGAGATCCCCGGCGCCATAGTCCATGTGCTGGAGATGGACCTCAGCTCCATGGATTCGGTGAGGAGGTTTGCCTCCGAGTTTGATTCTCTGAACCTGCCGCTCAACATACTCAT TAACAACGCTGGAATCAAGGCATGGGGCTGCACACGGTCCGTTGACGGCCTGGAATTGCATTTTGCAACTAACTACATTG GCCATTTTCTACTGACAAATCTCTTGATGGAGAACATGAAGAGCACAAGTAGTGAAAGCGGTGTTGAAGGAAGGATCGTAAATGTGTCGTCTTGGTGGCACTTTGCTATTTATCCTGAAGGGATATGTTTCGATAAAGTGAAGAATCCTTCGag ATTCAGCGGTATTTTTGCTTACCCTCAGTCCAAGCTTGCCAGTATTTTGCACTCCACTGAGTTGCAATTGGCACGAATTCTAAAG GGAGACGGTGTTAACATTTCGGCAAATGCAATAAATCCCGGTGTTGTTGAAACCAAAATGTTGACGCACAACAATATTGCTAATG CTCTAGTGTTCCCCATTGGAAGAATCGTACGTAAAACTATAGAGCAG GGTGCTGCAACGACATGTTATGTCGCACTACATCCTCAAGTCAAGGGGATAAGCGGAAAGTACTTCAGCAATTGCAATTTAGATAGCCCAAGCTCACATGCTTCAAATGCAGAGTTGGCAAAGAAACTATGGGAATTTAGCTCTAAGGTTGTGTCCTAA
- the LOC107279115 gene encoding short-chain dehydrogenase TIC 32, chloroplastic-like isoform X1 → MWRFNRKGPSGFSGASTAEEVTAGIDARGLVAVITGASSGIGLETARVLALRGVHVVMAVRNVAAGRNASEAIRAEIPGAIVHVLEMDLSSMDSVRRFASEFDSLNLPLNILINNAGIKAWGCTRSVDGLELHFATNYIGHFLLTNLLMENMKSTSSESGVEGRIVNVSSWWHFAIYPEGICFDKVKNPSRFSGIFAYPQSKLASILHSTELQLARILKGEGDGVNISANAINPGVVETKMLTHNNIANALVFPIGRIVRKTIEQGAATTCYVALHPQVKGISGKYFSNCNLDSPSSHASNAELAKKLWEFSSKVVS, encoded by the exons ATGTGGCGGTTCAACCGCAAAGGGCCCTCCGGCTTCTCCGGCGCCTCCACCGCCGAGGAGGTCACCGCCGGGATCGATGCCCGGGGATTGGTCGCCGTCATCACAG GTGCGTCGAGTGGCATCGGGCTGGAGACGGCGCGCGTCCTGGCGCTGCGCGGCGTGCACGTCGTCATGGCCGTGCGCAACGTCGCCGCCGGGCGAAATGCCAGCGAGGCGATCCGGGCGGAGATCCCCGGCGCCATAGTCCATGTGCTGGAGATGGACCTCAGCTCCATGGATTCGGTGAGGAGGTTTGCCTCCGAGTTTGATTCTCTGAACCTGCCGCTCAACATACTCAT TAACAACGCTGGAATCAAGGCATGGGGCTGCACACGGTCCGTTGACGGCCTGGAATTGCATTTTGCAACTAACTACATTG GCCATTTTCTACTGACAAATCTCTTGATGGAGAACATGAAGAGCACAAGTAGTGAAAGCGGTGTTGAAGGAAGGATCGTAAATGTGTCGTCTTGGTGGCACTTTGCTATTTATCCTGAAGGGATATGTTTCGATAAAGTGAAGAATCCTTCGag ATTCAGCGGTATTTTTGCTTACCCTCAGTCCAAGCTTGCCAGTATTTTGCACTCCACTGAGTTGCAATTGGCACGAATTCTAAAG GGAGAGGGAGACGGTGTTAACATTTCGGCAAATGCAATAAATCCCGGTGTTGTTGAAACCAAAATGTTGACGCACAACAATATTGCTAATG CTCTAGTGTTCCCCATTGGAAGAATCGTACGTAAAACTATAGAGCAG GGTGCTGCAACGACATGTTATGTCGCACTACATCCTCAAGTCAAGGGGATAAGCGGAAAGTACTTCAGCAATTGCAATTTAGATAGCCCAAGCTCACATGCTTCAAATGCAGAGTTGGCAAAGAAACTATGGGAATTTAGCTCTAAGGTTGTGTCCTAA
- the LOC9269206 gene encoding short-chain dehydrogenase TIC 32, chloroplastic isoform X1: MCWFNRKGPSGFSGASTAEEVTAGVDARGLVAVITGASSGIGLETARVMALRGVRVVMAVRNVAAGHRASEAIRAEIPGAGIHVLEMDLSSMDSVRRFATEFEALNLPLNILINNAGIMTRNCTRSIDGLELQFATNHIGHFLLTNLLLENMKRTSSKTGVEGRIVNVSSSAHFVTYPKGICFDKVKEPSRFISLIAYGQSKLANILHSTELSRVLKEDGVNISANAVHPGVVTTNLFRHRTIINALVKSIGRFVHKTVEQGAATTCYVALHSQFTGISGKYFSNCNLDTPSSQASNAELANKLWEFSSKIVSS, from the exons ATGTGCTGGTTCAACCGCAAAGGCCCCTCCGGCTTCTCCGGCGCCTCCACCGCCGAGGAGGTCACCGCCGGCGTCGACGCTCGGGGCTTGGTCGCCGTCATCACAG GTGCGTCGAGCGGCATCGGGCTGGAGACGGCGCGCGTCATGGCGCTGCGCGGCGTGCGCGTCGTCATGGCCGTGCGCAACGTCGCCGCCGGGCACAGGGCCAGCGAGGCGATCCGGGCTGAGATCCCCGGCGCCGGTATCCATGTGCTGGAGATGGACCTCAGCTCCATGGATTCGGTGAGGAGATTTGCCACCGAGTTTGAGGCTCTGAACCTACCTCTCAACATACTCAT TAATAATGCTGGAATCATGACAAGGAACTGCACACGCTCCATTGACGGCCTGGAATTGcaatttgcaacaaatcacatCG GCCACTTTCTTCTAACAAATCTCTTGCTGGAGAACATGAAGAGGACAAGTAGCAAAACTGGTGTTGAAGGAAGGATCGTAAATGTGTCGTCTTCAGCACATTTTGTGACCTATCCTAAAGGGATATGTTTCGATAAGGTGAAGGAGCCTTCAAG ATTCATCAGTCTTATTGCTTATGGCCAGTCTAAGCTTGCCAACATTTTGCACTCAACTGAGCTGTCACGAGTTCTGAAG GAAGATGGTGTGAACATTTCGGCTAATGCAGTCCATCCTGGTGTTGTTACAACCAACCTGTTCAGGCACAGGACTATTATAAATG CTCTAGTGAAGTCCATTGGAAGATTCGTACACAAAACTGTAGAACAg GGTGCTGCAACGACATGTTATGTGGCACTACATTCTCAATTCACCGGGATAAGTGGGAAGTACTTCAGCAACTGCAATTTAGATACCCCAAGCTCACAGGCTTCAAATGCAGAGTTGGCAAATAAACTATGGGAATTTAGCTCCAAGATTGTGTCCTCTTGA
- the LOC9269206 gene encoding short-chain dehydrogenase TIC 32, chloroplastic isoform X2, translating into MALRGVRVVMAVRNVAAGHRASEAIRAEIPGAGIHVLEMDLSSMDSVRRFATEFEALNLPLNILINNAGIMTRNCTRSIDGLELQFATNHIGHFLLTNLLLENMKRTSSKTGVEGRIVNVSSSAHFVTYPKGICFDKVKEPSRFISLIAYGQSKLANILHSTELSRVLKEDGVNISANAVHPGVVTTNLFRHRTIINALVKSIGRFVHKTVEQGAATTCYVALHSQFTGISGKYFSNCNLDTPSSQASNAELANKLWEFSSKIVSS; encoded by the exons ATGGCGCTGCGCGGCGTGCGCGTCGTCATGGCCGTGCGCAACGTCGCCGCCGGGCACAGGGCCAGCGAGGCGATCCGGGCTGAGATCCCCGGCGCCGGTATCCATGTGCTGGAGATGGACCTCAGCTCCATGGATTCGGTGAGGAGATTTGCCACCGAGTTTGAGGCTCTGAACCTACCTCTCAACATACTCAT TAATAATGCTGGAATCATGACAAGGAACTGCACACGCTCCATTGACGGCCTGGAATTGcaatttgcaacaaatcacatCG GCCACTTTCTTCTAACAAATCTCTTGCTGGAGAACATGAAGAGGACAAGTAGCAAAACTGGTGTTGAAGGAAGGATCGTAAATGTGTCGTCTTCAGCACATTTTGTGACCTATCCTAAAGGGATATGTTTCGATAAGGTGAAGGAGCCTTCAAG ATTCATCAGTCTTATTGCTTATGGCCAGTCTAAGCTTGCCAACATTTTGCACTCAACTGAGCTGTCACGAGTTCTGAAG GAAGATGGTGTGAACATTTCGGCTAATGCAGTCCATCCTGGTGTTGTTACAACCAACCTGTTCAGGCACAGGACTATTATAAATG CTCTAGTGAAGTCCATTGGAAGATTCGTACACAAAACTGTAGAACAg GGTGCTGCAACGACATGTTATGTGGCACTACATTCTCAATTCACCGGGATAAGTGGGAAGTACTTCAGCAACTGCAATTTAGATACCCCAAGCTCACAGGCTTCAAATGCAGAGTTGGCAAATAAACTATGGGAATTTAGCTCCAAGATTGTGTCCTCTTGA